The following are encoded together in the Choloepus didactylus isolate mChoDid1 chromosome 7, mChoDid1.pri, whole genome shotgun sequence genome:
- the OLIG3 gene encoding oligodendrocyte transcription factor 3, producing MNSDSSSVSSRASSPDMDEMYLRDHHHRHHHHQESRLNSVSSTQGEMVQKMPGESLSRAGAKAAGESSKYKIKKQLSEQDLQQLRLKINGRERKRMHDLNLAMDGLREVMPYAHGPSVRKLSKIATLLLARNYILMLTSSLEEMKRLVGEIYGGHHSAFHCGTVGHSAGHPAHAANAVHPVHPILGGALSSGNASSPLSAASLPALGTIRPPHSLLKAPSTPPALQLGSGFQHWAGLPCPCTICQMPPPPHLSALSTASMARLSAESKDLLK from the coding sequence ATGAATTCTGATTCGAGCTCTGTCTCCAGCAGAGCTTCGTCTCCGGACATGGATGAGATGTACCTGAGGGACCACCatcaccgccaccaccaccaccaggagAGCCGGCTCAACTCGGTCTCCTCCACGCAGGGTGAGATGGTGCAGAAGATGCCGGGGGAGAGCCTCTCGCGGGCCGGTGCCAAGGCCGCGGGCGAGAGCAGCAAGTACAAAATCAAGAAGCAGCTGTCGGAGCAGGACCTCCAGCAGCTGCGGCTGAAGATAAACGGGCGCGAGCGCAAGCGGATGCACGACCTGAACCTCGCCATGGACGGGCTGCGCGAGGTCATGCCCTATGCGCACGGACCCTCAGTACGTAAGCTCTCCAAGATCGCCACGCTCCTGCTGGCCAGAAACTACATCCTCATGCTCACCAGCTCCCTGGAGGAGATGAAGAGGTTGGTGGGCGAGATCTACGGGGGCCACCACTCGGCCTTCCACTGCGGGACCGTGGGCCACTCGGCCGGCCACCCCGCGCACGCCGCCAACGCCGTGCACCCGGTGCACCCCATCCTGGGTGGCGCGCTCTCGTCCGGTAACGCCTCGTCGCCGCTGTCCGCCGCCTCGCTGCCGGCCCTCGGCACCATCCGGCCGCCCCACTCGCTGCTCAAGGCGCCCTCCACGCCGCCCGCGCTGCAGCTGGGCAGTGGCTTCCAGCACTGGGCCGGCCTGCCCTGCCCCTGCACCATCTGCCAGATGCCGCCGCCGCCACACCTGTCCGCCCTCTCCACCGCCAGCATGGCCCGGTTGTCGGCCGAGTCCAAGGACTTGCTCAAGTGA